The Vallitalea okinawensis genome contains the following window.
AAGTGTAGTATACGCATATTTAAGAAAAATATGGGTAATTTATAAATATGGAAGAAAAATCCAACTAACTATACATAACCAGATTGGATTTTTACACAATTAATGTTACACTCCCTTCTAGCGCATTATCATTCTGCTTATTATTTTTTAACTACTCTACTTTATTTACTCCCCTATAACGATTGGTTGACCATCAACAACATAGTCTTGGCCAATCACTATAACCTCGTCTCCGACCTCAAGATCACCACTAATCTCAACCCTATCATCATCTTTAATCCCAAGTTCTACATTTACCTTTTTAGCTTTTTGTTTTTCATGATCAATGATGTAAACATAACTGTTATTGTTTATATCTGTAAGGACTGTTGTTTTATCCACGACATACACATTTTCTTTTGTATTAATCTGTATATACCCTTCAACATACATCCCAGAAGATAAGGTCTTATCTTGATTGTCGATAGTGATTTCCACAGGATAAAATCCTGAGTTTGCTGTCATTGAAATACCTGTAACCTCTCCTTTAACAACCTCATCCATATACTCAAAAACTAATCGTACTTTCTGACCTTCCATGATAGTCGGTTTATACTTTTCCATGATTTTTACTTTTAAGATCATATTAGATGAATCAATGATTGTAACACCCAAATTACCGGTATTCATGACTCCTGTCTGAACTGTTATGTCTGTAACCAAACCACTGATTGGAGCAACTATTGCAATATCATCGCGTCGCTCTGCAAAATCTTTCTGCGCAAATTCATAGTTCTTTAATGCATCATCGTATGAAGCTTTAGCCAAATTATAATTAGATTCAGTTGTTTCATAACTTAAAATGGCCTGTTCATAATTTATTTGAGCTTGTTCATAATTTCTTAAGGTTGCATCCAGCTCAGCCTTTGATACAAACCTGCTTTCAAATAAACTTAATGTATTTTCATAATCTTCTTTTGCTGAATTTAGGC
Protein-coding sequences here:
- a CDS encoding efflux RND transporter periplasmic adaptor subunit: MKRIVVILVLALMMAIITACVGEGQLNNEIIEVDMKQAMETIPVEAIKLTKESINEEVYTFGYLEPNDSYFVTPFSTGIVEEIAVSIGDVVSEGDLLYQLEANDLELSNDRDMLQQESSVTNAKNTLVNQELSLKQRKGDLESRELSLNSAKEDYENTLSLFESRFVSKAELDATLRNYEQAQINYEQAILSYETTESNYNLAKASYDDALKNYEFAQKDFAERRDDIAIVAPISGLVTDITVQTGVMNTGNLGVTIIDSSNMILKVKIMEKYKPTIMEGQKVRLVFEYMDEVVKGEVTGISMTANSGFYPVEITIDNQDKTLSSGMYVEGYIQINTKENVYVVDKTTVLTDINNNSYVYIIDHEKQKAKKVNVELGIKDDDRVEISGDLEVGDEVIVIGQDYVVDGQPIVIGE